Proteins from a single region of Takifugu rubripes chromosome 4, fTakRub1.2, whole genome shotgun sequence:
- the LOC105416354 gene encoding uncharacterized protein isoform X1 → MQIGDAPETFRAAAVPEVVGEGPNETFRSICPAAREVQPSWESIHPDTACEGVTYSSTTTSSMSRVSNSQPGMCGQSGMTACELRQMCSPDDGAALRDGEKGGRAERHGLMDAEGDGKPGVHVRSFVDRSSQRSHWSCVHIEVPLMFNSATLFLDKSLLISIIELEDRTVGEPALFRSTLFIRLGASPRNQPTKRGQGRGGQAASPGHQSGGCAVQQAVPACYGTGGAADSDPQLHGNPLGLLSFRRPEPSNTQTGWLKENADEFRHKPLTSNLDPAQSLMWRKQAAREKMEDLHDCRREPQECATLENTCCGHGSLTGKTKYEGLSLKEALELFRPDFISRSQGRVRKMEQRALRRRALRGTKPDSVHADLEKTCRQRRKCTTPDPLSDNLFKPRERSISGREMQLRSRRIYNKLPEVTKKKEDEKKRAVSQTNRRRVQVFKKRILDQILQRS, encoded by the exons ATGCAGATAGGGGACGCACCTGAGACATTTAGGGCAGCGGCTGTTCCAGAGGTAGTGGGAGAAGGTCCCAACGAAACCTTTCGTTCCATCTGTCCAGCAGCACGGGAGGTTCAACCATCATGGGAGTCCATCCATCCCGACACAGCATGTGAGGGTGTCACCTACTCCTcgaccaccacctcctccatgtCCAGGGTTTCAAACTCTCAGCCTGGCATGTGTGGACAGAGTGGAATGACTGCATGTGAGCTGAGACAGATGTGCTCACCAGATGATGGCGCGGCgctgagagatggagagaagggaggTCGAGCCGAGCGACACGGACTGATGGACGCAGAGGGTGACGGCAAACCAGGCGTGCACGTCCGCTCTTTCGTGGACAGGTCCTCACAGAGATCCCACTGGTCCTGCGTCCACATTGAGGTGCCGCTGATGTTCAATAGCGCCACTCTGTTTTTGGACAAGTCCCTTTTGATTTCCATCATTGAATTAGAGGACAGGACTGTGGGAGAACCTGCTTTATTCAGGTCCACCCTGTTCATCCGCCTCGGGGCTTCACCCAGAAACCAACCCACCAAAAGAGGCCAAGGTCGCGGAGGACAAGCTGCTTCGCCGGGCCACCAGTCTGGAGGCTGCGCAGTCCAACAAGCGGTGCCTGCTTGTTATGGTACAGGCGGGGCCGCTGATTCAGATCCACAGCTCCACGGCAACCCTTTGGGATTATTGTCATTCCGGAGGCCAGagccctcaaacacacaaactgggTGGCTGAAGGAGAATGCAGATGAGTTCCGGCACAAGCCGCTAACATCCAATCTTGACCCAG CTCAGTCCCTGATGTGGAGAAAACAAGCAGCGAGGGAAAAGATGGAGGATCTACATGACTGCAGGAGAGAGCCTCAGGAATGTGCAACTTTGGAAAATACCTGTTGCGGGCACGGCTCCCTGACAGGAAAGACAAAATATGAGGGCCTCAGTCTTAAA GAGGCTTTAGAGCTCTTCAGGCCAGACTTTATCAGCCGATCTCAGGGTCGGGTAAGGAAGATGGAGCAGAGAGCCTTGAGGCGCAGAGCTTTGAGAGGAACCAAGCCAGACTCAGTACACGCAGACCTGGAGAAAACGTGCAGACAAAGGAGGAAGTGCACAACACCAGATCCACTCAGTG ATAACCTTTTCAAGCCCAGGGAGAGGTCTATATCAGGCCGAGAGATGCAGCTGAGGTCCAGGCG GATCTACAACAAGCTGCCAGAGGTgacaaagaaaaaggaggatgAGAAAAAGAGGGCTGTATCGCAAACCAACAGACGGCGAGTCCAGGTCTTTAAAAAG AGAATACTGGACCAGATTCTGCAAAGAAGTTAA
- the LOC105416354 gene encoding (E2-independent) E3 ubiquitin-conjugating enzyme FATS-like isoform X2, translating to MKAQSLMWRKQAAREKMEDLHDCRREPQECATLENTCCGHGSLTGKTKYEGLSLKEALELFRPDFISRSQGRVRKMEQRALRRRALRGTKPDSVHADLEKTCRQRRKCTTPDPLSDNLFKPRERSISGREMQLRSRRIYNKLPEVTKKKEDEKKRAVSQTNRRRVQVFKKRILDQILQRS from the exons ATGAAAG CTCAGTCCCTGATGTGGAGAAAACAAGCAGCGAGGGAAAAGATGGAGGATCTACATGACTGCAGGAGAGAGCCTCAGGAATGTGCAACTTTGGAAAATACCTGTTGCGGGCACGGCTCCCTGACAGGAAAGACAAAATATGAGGGCCTCAGTCTTAAA GAGGCTTTAGAGCTCTTCAGGCCAGACTTTATCAGCCGATCTCAGGGTCGGGTAAGGAAGATGGAGCAGAGAGCCTTGAGGCGCAGAGCTTTGAGAGGAACCAAGCCAGACTCAGTACACGCAGACCTGGAGAAAACGTGCAGACAAAGGAGGAAGTGCACAACACCAGATCCACTCAGTG ATAACCTTTTCAAGCCCAGGGAGAGGTCTATATCAGGCCGAGAGATGCAGCTGAGGTCCAGGCG GATCTACAACAAGCTGCCAGAGGTgacaaagaaaaaggaggatgAGAAAAAGAGGGCTGTATCGCAAACCAACAGACGGCGAGTCCAGGTCTTTAAAAAG AGAATACTGGACCAGATTCTGCAAAGAAGTTAA